Genomic DNA from Sphingomonas lacunae:
GCAACCGCTTGGCAGCGGCAGGACGTGGCCGCGCGCGCCGCGATCGTCGAGCGTGCAGAAGCGCGCGTTGCCCGTGAAAGCGGCCGTATCGAGCATATCGCCGAACGGCTTGATGCCCGGCAGAAATATCTTGAAGGTGTGGTCACCCAGCATCTTGGCGTCGAGGTTGAGGCAGATGCCAAGGCAGCGGGCGACGCCGCAGCCGCCGCCGCGCGCGCCACCAGCCCGACGCTCCCCGCCGATGCCGACAAGATCAGCGTCCTCCGCGCCATCGGCCAGCGGCAGGAACAACTGGCCGTGGCGATGACCGCCGCGATCACCGAACGCAGTGCACGGGCGGAATCCGCCCTGCGCGCCGTGGGTATCCGTCCCGGCAGTACCGCGAACCAGGGCGGTCCCTTCATCCCCGCGAACCGCGATGGCCTGTTGCCACCACGCGAACCCCTGTTCCAGCGGCTGGATGCGGCGATCGATCGGATGGAGTTTCTCGAAAATCTGGTCCTTTCCCTGCCCTCCACCATTCCGGCGGCTGGTATGAACCTGTCGTCCGGCTTCGGCTATAGGCGCGATCCCTTCACCGGTGCGGGCGCGATGCACGCCGGGCTG
This window encodes:
- a CDS encoding M23 family metallopeptidase; amino-acid sequence: MQVLQRLTALSTRWNALFRDHEIFVRTGGDVRFIRLSAQVQRRVATVVSLALGAWLIFTIGMLAYQAATAWQRQDVAARAAIVERAEARVARESGRIEHIAERLDARQKYLEGVVTQHLGVEVEADAKAAGDAAAAAARATSPTLPADADKISVLRAIGQRQEQLAVAMTAAITERSARAESALRAVGIRPGSTANQGGPFIPANRDGLLPPREPLFQRLDAAIDRMEFLENLVLSLPSTIPAAGMNLSSGFGYRRDPFTGAGAMHAGLDFKGPHGSPIYSAAAGTISFAGRKAGYGNVVEVDHGHGIITRYAHLSGFAARAGQRVAPGQLIARMGSTGRSTGTHLHFEVRVNGTAVNPRRFLESNSDVLEVQADAGERVRTRAGAR